Proteins co-encoded in one Pseudomonas fluorescens genomic window:
- a CDS encoding TIM barrel protein yields MSTPLRFALNRMVAPRLSLLAFIELAVTLKADAIEIRNDLKGIEIEDGTAPEHVRELCTAHGISVLSINALYPFDVWNDERRAQALKLAAYARDCGARGLVMCPLNDRADPRSVAERASGLRTALSELAPILRDHGLLGFIEPLGFKACSLRRKRTAVEAIRAGGGLDVFRLVHDTFHHHLGGEQEFFPELTGLVHISGVEETEAPLATLGDGHRVLVGADDILGNAAQINSLLAGGYSGYLSFEPFADSVHGLADIQTAIGASMDHLSQSLS; encoded by the coding sequence ATGAGTACTCCCCTGCGTTTTGCCCTCAACCGAATGGTCGCTCCACGTTTGTCCCTGCTGGCGTTCATCGAATTGGCGGTGACCCTCAAGGCCGACGCCATCGAGATCCGCAACGACCTCAAAGGCATCGAGATCGAGGACGGCACCGCACCCGAACACGTGCGTGAGTTGTGCACGGCCCACGGCATCAGCGTGCTGTCGATCAACGCGCTGTATCCGTTCGACGTTTGGAATGACGAGCGCCGCGCGCAGGCCTTGAAGCTGGCTGCCTATGCCCGCGATTGTGGTGCGCGGGGGCTGGTGATGTGCCCGTTGAACGATCGCGCCGATCCGCGCAGCGTCGCCGAACGTGCGTCGGGCCTGCGCACCGCGTTGAGCGAGCTGGCGCCGATCCTGCGCGATCATGGCCTGCTGGGTTTCATCGAGCCGCTGGGTTTCAAAGCCTGCTCGCTGCGTCGCAAACGCACGGCGGTGGAGGCGATCAGGGCGGGCGGCGGGCTGGATGTGTTCCGTCTGGTGCATGACACCTTTCACCACCACCTGGGCGGTGAGCAAGAGTTTTTCCCTGAGCTGACCGGGCTGGTGCACATCTCCGGTGTCGAGGAGACCGAGGCGCCGCTGGCGACCCTTGGCGATGGTCACCGGGTGCTGGTGGGCGCGGACGACATTCTCGGCAACGCGGCACAAATCAACAGCCTGCTCGCTGGCGGCTACAGCGGCTACCTGTCGTTTGAGCCGTTTGCCGACAGCGTCCATGGCCTGGCGGATATTCAGACGGCGATCGGCGCGAGCATGGACCACCTGAGCCAATCCCTGAGTTGA
- the iolD gene encoding 3D-(3,5/4)-trihydroxycyclohexane-1,2-dione acylhydrolase (decyclizing) has protein sequence MTTTRLTMAQALVKFLDNQYIEVDGVQSKFVAGIFTIFGHGNVLGLGQALEQDSGDLIVHQGRNEQGMAHAAIGFAKQHLRRKIYACTSSVGPGAANMLTAAATATANRIPLLLLPGDVYACRQPDPVLQQIEQFHDLSISTNDAFKAVSKYWDRINRPEQLMTAAIHAMRVLTDPAETGAVTLALPQDVQAEAYDYPDYFLQKRVHRIERRPATEAMLGDALALFKGKRKPLIICGGGVKYSGASAALQAFAERFDIPFAETQAGKSAVVSSHPLNVGGIGETGCLAANLLAKEADLIIGVGTRYSDFTTASKSLFQHPDVQFLNLNISPCDALKLDGVQLLADARTGLSALAEALGDYRSGWGDQPRQARAQLDEEVDRLYQIDYQARDFVPEINDHLDPAVLREFIELTGSCLTQSRVLGVLNETLADDAVIVAAAGSLPGDLQRSWRSKGVNTYHVEYGYSCMGYEVNAALGVKLAEPEHEVYALVGDGSYMMLHSELATSIQERRKINVVLFDNMTFGCINNLQMGNGMDSFATEFRFRNPQSGKLDGAFVPVDFAMSAAAYGCKTYKVNTVEELQAALADARLQTVSTLIDIKVLPKTMIHGYLSWWRVGVAQVSTSARTDAVAKTLNERLAKARQY, from the coding sequence ATGACCACAACAAGACTGACCATGGCCCAGGCCCTGGTGAAATTCCTCGATAACCAGTACATCGAGGTCGATGGCGTTCAGAGCAAGTTCGTCGCCGGGATCTTTACCATTTTCGGCCACGGCAACGTGCTGGGTCTGGGGCAGGCGCTGGAGCAGGACAGCGGTGACCTGATCGTCCATCAGGGCCGCAACGAACAAGGCATGGCCCATGCGGCGATCGGTTTCGCCAAGCAGCATCTGCGACGCAAGATCTACGCCTGCACCTCGTCCGTGGGGCCGGGCGCGGCGAACATGCTGACCGCTGCCGCCACCGCGACCGCCAACCGGATTCCCTTGCTGTTGTTGCCGGGTGACGTCTATGCCTGCCGTCAACCGGATCCGGTGTTACAACAGATCGAACAGTTCCACGACCTGAGCATCAGTACCAACGATGCGTTCAAGGCCGTGAGCAAATACTGGGATCGCATCAACCGCCCCGAGCAATTGATGACTGCGGCGATCCACGCCATGCGCGTGCTCACGGATCCCGCCGAAACCGGCGCCGTGACCCTGGCCCTGCCGCAGGATGTGCAGGCCGAAGCCTACGACTATCCCGATTACTTCCTGCAAAAACGCGTGCACCGGATCGAGCGTCGTCCGGCCACTGAAGCGATGCTCGGCGATGCCTTGGCGTTGTTCAAAGGCAAACGCAAACCGCTGATCATCTGTGGTGGCGGCGTCAAATACTCGGGTGCCAGCGCGGCGTTGCAGGCGTTTGCCGAGCGCTTCGATATTCCCTTCGCCGAAACCCAGGCCGGCAAAAGCGCGGTGGTGTCCAGCCATCCGCTGAACGTCGGTGGCATTGGCGAAACCGGTTGCCTGGCGGCGAACCTGCTGGCCAAAGAGGCGGATCTGATCATCGGGGTTGGCACTCGCTACAGCGATTTCACCACCGCGTCGAAATCCTTGTTCCAGCACCCTGACGTGCAATTTCTCAACCTCAATATCAGCCCCTGCGATGCCCTGAAACTCGACGGCGTGCAACTGTTGGCGGACGCCCGAACAGGTTTGTCGGCGCTGGCCGAAGCGCTGGGGGACTACCGTTCCGGCTGGGGCGACCAGCCCCGTCAGGCCCGGGCGCAACTGGACGAGGAAGTGGATCGCCTTTATCAGATCGACTACCAGGCTCGGGACTTCGTCCCGGAAATCAACGACCACCTCGATCCGGCGGTGTTGCGCGAATTCATCGAGCTGACCGGTTCCTGCCTGACCCAGAGCCGTGTGCTAGGCGTGCTCAATGAAACCCTTGCCGATGACGCGGTCATCGTCGCTGCCGCCGGCAGCCTGCCCGGTGACTTGCAGCGCAGCTGGCGTAGCAAGGGGGTGAACACTTATCACGTCGAATACGGATATTCGTGCATGGGCTATGAGGTGAACGCCGCGCTGGGCGTGAAGCTTGCCGAGCCCGAGCACGAGGTTTATGCGCTGGTGGGCGACGGCTCTTACATGATGCTGCACTCGGAGCTTGCCACCTCGATTCAGGAGCGGCGCAAGATCAACGTGGTGCTGTTCGACAACATGACCTTCGGTTGCATCAACAATCTGCAGATGGGCAACGGCATGGACAGCTTTGCCACCGAGTTCCGTTTCCGCAACCCGCAGAGCGGCAAGCTCGACGGTGCTTTCGTGCCGGTGGATTTCGCCATGAGCGCGGCGGCCTACGGCTGCAAGACCTACAAGGTGAACACCGTTGAAGAGTTGCAGGCGGCGCTGGCCGATGCGCGCTTGCAGACGGTCTCGACCCTGATCGACATCAAGGTTCTGCCCAAGACCATGATTCACGGTTACCTGTCGTGGTGGCGGGTCGGCGTGGCGCAAGTCTCCACCAGCGCCCGCACCGATGCAGTGGCCAAAACCCTGAACGAACGACTGGCCAAGGCCCGTCAGTACTGA
- a CDS encoding Gfo/Idh/MocA family protein — protein sequence MSLLSQALRLGVIGTGAIGQDHIRRCSQTLLNSQVVAVTDINLQQAAKVVADLNLTAEVYPDGHALIQAPDVEAILVTSWGPSHEEFVLAAIAAGKPVFCEKPLAVTAEGCRKIVEAEVAHGKRLVQVGFMRPYDEGYRALKSVIDSGQIGEPLMLHCAHRNPSVGENYKTDMAITDTLIHELDVLRWLLDDDYVSVQVVFPRKSSKALAHLKDPQIVLLETAKGTRIDVEVFVNCQYGYDIQCEVVGETGIAKLPEPSQVQLRSGAKLSNAILMDWKDRFIAAYDVELQAFIDGVRAGQVGGPSAWDGFAAAVAADACIEAQHSGAIVKVALPDRPHFYS from the coding sequence ATGTCATTGCTTTCCCAAGCGTTGCGGCTAGGCGTCATCGGCACCGGGGCTATCGGTCAGGATCACATCCGTCGTTGCAGCCAGACCTTGCTCAACAGTCAGGTCGTCGCGGTTACCGACATCAATTTGCAGCAGGCGGCCAAGGTCGTGGCTGACCTGAATCTGACCGCCGAGGTCTATCCCGACGGCCACGCGCTGATCCAGGCGCCGGACGTCGAGGCGATCCTCGTCACCTCCTGGGGCCCGAGCCACGAAGAGTTTGTGCTGGCCGCGATTGCGGCGGGCAAACCGGTGTTCTGCGAGAAACCGTTGGCGGTGACCGCCGAAGGCTGCCGCAAGATCGTCGAGGCCGAAGTGGCCCACGGCAAACGGCTGGTGCAGGTCGGTTTCATGCGTCCGTACGATGAAGGTTATCGCGCGCTGAAGTCGGTGATCGACAGTGGCCAGATCGGCGAGCCTTTGATGCTGCATTGCGCGCACCGCAACCCGAGCGTGGGCGAAAACTACAAGACCGACATGGCAATCACCGACACGTTGATCCATGAACTGGACGTGCTGCGCTGGTTGCTCGACGACGATTACGTCTCGGTGCAGGTGGTGTTCCCGCGCAAGAGCAGCAAAGCCCTCGCGCATTTGAAAGATCCGCAGATCGTGCTGCTGGAAACCGCAAAGGGCACACGGATCGACGTGGAGGTTTTCGTCAATTGCCAGTACGGCTATGACATCCAGTGCGAAGTGGTGGGGGAGACCGGCATCGCCAAATTGCCGGAGCCGTCTCAGGTGCAATTGCGCAGCGGGGCCAAGCTGTCCAACGCGATTCTGATGGACTGGAAGGATCGCTTTATCGCGGCCTATGACGTCGAGTTGCAGGCGTTCATCGATGGCGTGCGGGCAGGGCAGGTCGGCGGGCCGTCGGCGTGGGACGGCTTCGCCGCCGCCGTTGCCGCCGATGCGTGCATCGAAGCGCAGCACAGCGGGGCGATCGTCAAGGTCGCACTGCCAGACCGTCCCCATTTCTACAGCTGA
- a CDS encoding Gfo/Idh/MocA family protein — protein MRIGLVGYGHGGRFFHAPLISSLPAATFVGVVTRSAERRQLLAAEHPGVPAFDSIGHLVEAGIDVLVVSTPLKGRPALVLDGIEHGVAVVSDKPFAADWQQAQTLITMAERQNVPLSVYQNRRWDSDFLTVRKLIESGALGQVSRFESRIERYSPSSVHNSSGGGFLRDLGSHLVDQALLLFGPVTRVYAELDYLEKDQTFDHGFFMSLTHVNGVTSHLGGSCLQNSPGPRFRVSGTLGCYSVEGLDGQEVQALAGLSPKTEGERWGVEEHRRWGWFEHGEERERVPSERGCWSQFYLQLQIALQNGGPLPVDARDALATTRVLDAARLSSKRHQVVELSEFASHGIKSQ, from the coding sequence ATGCGCATCGGACTTGTCGGTTACGGCCACGGCGGCCGGTTTTTTCATGCTCCGCTGATCAGCAGCCTGCCGGCGGCGACGTTTGTCGGCGTGGTTACTCGTTCAGCGGAGCGCCGACAGTTGCTGGCGGCGGAGCATCCGGGTGTGCCGGCCTTCGACAGCATCGGCCACTTGGTGGAAGCCGGGATCGATGTGCTAGTGGTATCGACGCCCCTCAAGGGGCGGCCGGCACTGGTGCTCGACGGCATCGAACACGGCGTGGCGGTAGTCAGCGACAAGCCGTTCGCCGCCGACTGGCAGCAGGCGCAAACCCTGATCACCATGGCCGAGCGCCAGAATGTTCCGCTCAGCGTGTATCAAAACCGGCGCTGGGACTCAGACTTTCTAACCGTGCGCAAACTCATCGAATCCGGCGCGCTGGGCCAGGTCAGCCGGTTCGAGTCGCGGATCGAGCGTTACTCGCCGTCATCGGTTCACAACAGCAGCGGCGGTGGTTTCCTGCGCGATCTGGGCAGTCATCTGGTCGATCAGGCGTTGTTGCTGTTCGGCCCGGTGACACGGGTCTACGCCGAACTGGACTACCTGGAAAAAGACCAGACCTTCGATCACGGCTTCTTCATGTCCCTGACCCACGTCAACGGCGTGACCTCGCACCTGGGCGGCAGTTGCCTGCAGAACAGCCCCGGCCCGCGCTTTCGGGTGAGCGGTACGCTGGGTTGTTACAGCGTCGAGGGGCTGGACGGGCAGGAGGTCCAGGCGCTGGCCGGGCTTTCGCCGAAGACCGAAGGCGAGCGCTGGGGCGTCGAGGAGCACCGACGTTGGGGCTGGTTCGAACACGGAGAAGAGCGCGAACGGGTTCCGTCCGAGCGCGGCTGCTGGAGTCAGTTCTATTTGCAGCTACAAATCGCCTTGCAAAACGGTGGCCCGCTGCCCGTGGATGCCCGCGATGCACTGGCGACAACCCGCGTGCTAGACGCTGCGCGACTGAGTTCCAAACGTCATCAGGTAGTGGAGCTGAGCGAGTTCGCAAGCCATGGAATAAAATCACAATAA
- a CDS encoding sugar ABC transporter substrate-binding protein → MKTKTRFASLALSLMFASGAVLADMKIGVSMSQFDDTWLTYLRESMDKKARSYPDGVKLQFEDARSDVVKQLSQVESFISQKVDAIVVNPVDTAATKKITEAAVKAGIPLVYVNRRPDDLNLPKGVVTVASNDLEAGEMQMQYLADKMGGKGNIVILLGDLANNSTTNRTKGVKEVLAKYPDIKVEQEQSGVWLRDKGMTLVNDWLTQGRKFDAVVSNNDEMAIGAAMALQQAGVAKGSVLIAGVDGTPDGLNAVKKGSLAASVFQDAKGQADGSIDTAVRMAKNEPVEPAVWVPFRLITPQNVDQFK, encoded by the coding sequence ATGAAGACCAAGACCCGTTTTGCCTCACTGGCCTTGTCCCTGATGTTCGCCAGCGGCGCTGTGCTGGCCGATATGAAGATCGGCGTCAGCATGTCCCAGTTCGATGACACCTGGCTGACCTACCTGCGTGAATCCATGGACAAGAAAGCCAGGTCCTATCCCGACGGCGTCAAGCTGCAGTTCGAAGACGCCCGCAGCGACGTGGTCAAGCAACTGAGCCAGGTCGAAAGCTTCATCAGCCAGAAGGTCGACGCCATCGTGGTTAATCCGGTGGATACCGCCGCCACCAAGAAGATTACTGAAGCGGCAGTGAAGGCCGGCATTCCACTGGTCTATGTCAACCGCCGCCCCGATGACCTGAACCTGCCTAAAGGCGTCGTGACCGTCGCCTCCAACGACCTGGAGGCCGGCGAGATGCAGATGCAGTACCTGGCCGACAAGATGGGCGGCAAGGGCAACATCGTGATCTTGCTGGGTGACCTCGCGAACAACTCCACCACTAACCGCACCAAGGGCGTCAAAGAGGTGCTGGCCAAATACCCGGACATCAAGGTCGAGCAGGAGCAGAGCGGCGTCTGGCTGCGGGACAAGGGCATGACCCTGGTCAACGACTGGCTGACACAGGGCCGCAAATTCGACGCGGTCGTCTCCAACAACGACGAAATGGCCATCGGTGCCGCGATGGCGCTGCAACAGGCCGGCGTCGCCAAAGGCAGCGTGCTGATTGCGGGTGTCGACGGCACGCCGGACGGCTTGAACGCCGTGAAGAAGGGCTCGCTGGCCGCTTCCGTGTTCCAGGACGCCAAGGGCCAGGCCGACGGTTCCATCGATACCGCGGTGAGAATGGCGAAGAACGAGCCGGTCGAGCCGGCCGTCTGGGTGCCGTTCCGCCTGATCACGCCGCAAAACGTTGACCAGTTCAAATAG